In Plasmodium reichenowi strain SY57 chromosome 5, whole genome shotgun sequence, the following proteins share a genomic window:
- a CDS encoding cell differentiation protein rcd1, putative, with protein MVINNDMIKGSNKMKNLNKNIFPVNANNNVVSNINSSKLNQGGVCIGEDINMGSVNNTSDLNNSDEVINCGNMNKSEDINKPGDINNSDDVNNVDDINNTINVNGIHSPLNECLQNLDRNNMSVCNLGNVTTAVNNMNNNDNMNDNINNNINCNDNINNNNINNNNINNNNINNNNNNNSNINNSNSNPICNNNNENNKYKNTNECNDFHKDNTTSEQDQTKNDNNINNLISCQENTINNEEEKKKVYQLVYDLCFSEKRENALLELSRKRETYHDIAPVLWNSFGTITTLLQEIVSIYPQLSPPLLTTSSSNRVCNSLALLQCVASHPETKQHFLNAHIPLFLYPFLNAESKNRPFEYLRLTSLGVIGALVKVDNPEVINFLLQTEIIPLCLRIMETGSELSKTVATFIVQKILIDELGLNYICATPERFYAVSTVLANMVNSLVENPSSRLLKHIVRCYLRLSENARALEALKYCLPEPLRHVHKAFLPCLKEDPFTKKWLLQLLYNINNDDENPTMKNTNFINHNTNQNTSNINNQTINKMSQNVYTNLNVPTALNEININMPKTDTHTNIHNINDNIENNSSQSFNNKIKDSNLKCAKITNNKLNPDLTNNDINDNNINDNNNDNNNNNNNINDNIMNDNNNNNNNINNDSVNNNNMNDDSVNNNNMNDN; from the coding sequence ATGGTGATTAATAATGACATGATTAAAGGTAGtaataaaatgaagaaTTTAAACAAGAATATTTTTCCTGTGAATGCAAATAATAACGTCGTTAGTAATATCAATTCAAGTAAGCTTAATCAAGGTGGTGTATGCATAGGAGAAGATATAAACATGGGTAGTGTGAATAACACAAGtgatttaaataattcGGATGAGGTAATTAACTGTGgaaatatgaataaatcGGAAGATATAAACAAACCTGGAGATATAAACAATTCAGATGATGTAAACAATGtagatgatataaataacacAATTAATGTAAATGGTATTCATAGTCCATTAAATGAATGTTTACAAAATTTGGATCGTAATAACATGAGTGTATGTAACCTTGGAAATGTTACTACAGCggttaataatatgaataataatgacaatatgaatgataatataaataataatataaattgtaatgataatattaataataataatattaataataataatattaataataataatattaataataataataataataatagtaatattaataatagtaatagtaatcctatatgtaataacaataatgagaataacaaatataagAACACGAACGAATGTAATGATTTTCATAAGGATAATACGACAAGCGAACAAGATCAGACAAagaatgataataatataaataatttaatatctTGTCAAGaaaatacaataaataatgaagaagaaaaaaaaaaagtatatcAACTTGTATATGATTTATGTTTTTCagaaaaaagagaaaatgCTTTACTTGAATTATCTAGAAAAAGAGAAACCTATCATGATATTGCTCCTGTTCTTTGGAACTCCTTTGGTACCATTACAACATTATTACAAGAAATAGTTTCTATATATCCACAATTATCACCACCATTATTAACAACATCTTCTTCAAATCGTGTTTGTAATTCTTTAGCTCTTTTACAATGTGTAGCTTCTCATCCAGAAACCAAACAACATTTTTTGAATGCACACATTCCATTATTTCTCTACCCCTTTTTAAATGCTGAATCCAAAAATAGACCTTTTGAATATCTAAGATTAACATCATTAGGTGTCATAGGTGCTCTTGTTAAAGTTGACAATCCAGAAGTTATAAATTTCCTTCTACAAACAGAAATTATTCCATTATGTTTAAGAATTATGGAAACCGGAAGTGAATTATCAAAAACTGTTGCTACCTTTATTgttcaaaaaatattgattGATGAATTAGGTctaaattatatttgtgCAACACCCGAAAGATTTTATGCTGTTTCTACAGTACTAGCTAATATGGTTAATTCACTTGTTGAAAACCCTTCCTCAAGATTACTTAAACATATTGTACGCTGTTATTTAAGATTATCAGAAAATGCAAGAGCTCTAGAAGCTCTGAAATATTGCTTACCTGAACCCTTAAGACATGTTCATAAAGCATTCTTACCATGCTTAAAAGAAGACCcatttacaaaaaaatggttattacaattattatacaatataaacaatgatgatgaaaatcCAACCATGAAAAATACAAACTTTATTAATCATAATACAAATCAAAACACatcaaatataaataatcaaaccataaataaaatgtcACAAAATGTATACACAAATTTAAATGTTCCCACAGCCTTAAATGAAATCAATATTAATATGCCTAAAACGGACACTCACACcaatattcataatataaatgataacaTCGAAAATAACTCAAGTCAATCCTTCAACAATAAAATCAAGGATAGTAACCTTAAATGTGCGAAAATCACGAATAACAAGTTGAACCCGGATCTAActaataatgatataaacgacaataatattaatgacaataataatgataataataataataataataatatcaatgataatattatgaatgataataataataataataataatatcaataATGATAgtgtaaataataataatatgaatgatgatagtgtaaataataataatatgaatgataattaa
- a CDS encoding nuclear protein localization protein 4, putative, giving the protein MSTIIIRLRCDIGLYRIEIENNKQLVDLKKKIEELLSVPLEKQELYLLDSPEMLLKDNYVKLRECKIQNGSMIQLKSDIKPSTKKKEENEKRNKENIKNNDENNKETYDKDVHKNQMDSLGIQKKESIVNNNMNKMYDHKNTYNNNNNNSNNSNINKNDNYNKNENSNNNNDNKKGESQANFKSFDYFLKQRGYNTTDLPLNLEYKSVYLCKGRVNKIPLSITLKHQEYRHVDHLELMNVEEVRNFVNYWYTYNNMLEQRIGWMYGYYREDNHYNLGIRAVCECIYEPPQFCEDNKIHLLEDDFLPTVDLIAERLGLERIGWIFTHLPRQEYLTSDEVVNIAKIQLKNMKKNMHYTNYPISNFITCTISPDPLLSNEPVTNAFMVSDLGMALMRDNLIEENQIDPSHIQLRNPNKNELLPQILESGKETNKFDTDWFIVRVNESAPKVVRSIFKNFHFPRENRQHLQSAFHVKEYFRSNKLDRGTKGIHQCSDFHLILFVAKVLDIETALALCDATLNKKEIDPIIEEMLTSVKI; this is encoded by the coding sequence atgagtACGATAATTATAAGGTTAAGATGTGACATAGGTCTTTATCGTATAGAGATAGAGAATAATAAGCAATTAGttgatttaaaaaagaaaattgAAGAATTATTATCTGTACCCTTAGAAAAACaagaattatatttattagaTTCTCCTGAAATGTTATTAAAAGATAACTATGTAAAATTAAGAGAATGTAAAATACAAAATGGTAGTATGATTCAACTAAAGAGTGATATAAAACCAAgtactaaaaaaaaagaagagaatgaaaaaagaaataaagagaatataaaaaataatgatgaaaataacaAAGAAACATATGATAAAGACGTACATAAAAATCAAATGGATTCATTGGGtattcaaaaaaaagaaagtattgtaaataataatatgaacaaaatgTATGACcataaaaatacatataataataataataataatagtaataatagtaacattaataagaatgacaattataataaaaatgaaaacagtaataacaataatgataataaaaaaggagaATCCCAAGCAAATTTTAAATCctttgattattttttaaaacaaagAGGTTATAATACCACCGATTTACCTCTTAATTTAGAATACAAATCTGTTTATTTATGCAAAGGTCGAGTTAATAAAATACCGTTAAGCATCACATTGAAACATCAAGAATATAGACATGTGGATCATCTAGAATTAATGAATGTAGAAGAAGTTCGAAATTTTGTTAATTATTGGTATAcctataataatatgttagAACAAAGAATTGGATGGATGTATGGATATTATAGAGAAGATAATCATTACAATTTAGGTATTCGAGCTGTTTGTGaatgtatatatgaacCTCCACAATTTTgtgaagataataaaatacatttattagAAGATGATTTTCTACCTACTGTAGATTTAATTGCAGAAAGATTAGGTTTAGAAAGAATAGGATGGATATTTACACATTTACCAAGACAAGAATATCTTACATCTGATGAAGTAGTAAATATAGCAAAAATACAATTaaagaatatgaaaaaaaatatgcatTATACTAATTATCCTATATCTAATTTCATTACCTGTACCATTTCACCGGACCCTTTATTAAGTAATGAACCTGTTACTAATGCATTTATGGTTTCGGATTTAGGTATGGCCTTAATGAGAGATAATCTAATAGAAGAAAATCAAATAGATCCTTCACACATCCAATTAAGAAAtccaaataaaaatgaactATTACCACAAATTTTAGAAAGTGGAAAAGAAACAAACAAGTTTGACACAGATTGGTTTATTGTACGTGTTAATGAATCAGCTCCGAAGGTTGTAAGAtccatttttaaaaatttccATTTTCCAAGAGAAAATAGACAACATTTACAATCAGCTTTTCATGttaaagaatattttaGGAGTAATAAATTAGATAGAGGAACAAAAGGAATCCATCAATGTTCCGATTTCCATCTTATCTTATTTGTAGCCAAAGTTCTAGATATAGAAACGGCTCTAGCTTTATGTGACGCAactttaaataaaaaagaaattgaTCCTATTATAGAAGAAATGTTAACATCAGTAAAGATATAG